The Panulirus ornatus isolate Po-2019 chromosome 5, ASM3632096v1, whole genome shotgun sequence genome includes a window with the following:
- the LOC139746760 gene encoding ionotropic receptor 21a-like codes for MGHLDRQEVDIGLANLFISKHWLQVIDLTAPYRTERTGFMIRVEPPLPHWQSLAFPFHQWTWLAVLVGLIVSGPLLYLLARGSGQCGGEIRSLQDLSFAWYYAFGLHFCEAHKSLPRSTSTQLFVQFLWLYTMIMTISYTASLKSFLIRKKQPYMIQTIKELYESGLEVGSPTELYKYELSVSSNPYLQGLAKVYRYHSVIENIYARVLQGKGVHFGNTISMEYIVNRYSTRGVSLFRVMKEPYRSYNVGVGLQRHSPLKKKFDVIIGWIQQSGLYAKFTYESLKLHDSLQEDDGGGVDNMRSEELGEDSVVALTLDNMQGLFLITIFGWFFAALFFVLEKAVLSH; via the exons ATGGGACACTTAGACAGGCAGGAAGTTGATATCGGTCTTGCCAACTTGTTTATTAGCAAACACTGGTTGCAGGTTATAGACCTGACTGCTCCTTACAGAACTGAG AGAACGGGTTTCATGATCCGCGTGGAGCCTCCGTTGCCCCACTGGCAGTCCCTGGCCTTCCCCTTCCACCAGTGGACCTGGCTGGCTGTCCTCGTTGGCCTCATTGTTTCAGGACCACTTCTCTACCTACTGGCTCGGGGCAGCGGCCAGTG TGGTGGTGAGATCAGGAGCCTGCAGGACCTGAGCTTCGCCTGGTACTACGCCTTCGGCCTCCACTTCTGTGAGGCTCATAAGTCTCTGCCCCGCAGCACCAGCACTCAGCTCTTCGTCCAGTTCCTGTGGCTGTACACCATGATAATGACCATTAGCTACACCGCCAGCCTCAAGTCTTTCTTAATTAGAAAGAAACAACCGTATATGATACAGACCATTAAAGAACTGTATGAATCAGGCCTGGAAGTGGGGTCCCCAACAGAACTATATAAATATGAATTATCGGTGTCAAGTAATCCCTACCTACAG GGCCTGGCGAAAGTCTACAGATATCACTCCGTCATAGAGAACATATATGCCCGGGTTCTGCAGGGCAAAGGCGTGCACTTTGGAAACACAATCTCTATGGAGTATATTGTGAACCGATACAGCACTCGAGGTGTCTCTCTCTTCAGGGTCATGAAG GAACCCTATCGCTCGTACAATGTCGGCGTGGGTTTGCAGCGTCACTCTCCACTCAAGAAGAAGTTCGACGTAATCATTGGCTGGATACAACAAAGTGGTCTATACGCAAAGTTCACTTATGAATCTTTGAAACTCCATGATTCACTACAG gaggatgacggtggtggtgtggacaACATGAGGAGCGAAGAGCTAGGCGAAGACAGCGTTGTTGCTCTCACCCTGGACAACATGCAAGGGCTCTTCTTAATCACTATCTTTGGCTGGTTCTTCGCCGCTCTGTTCTTCGTGCTGGAGAAAGCCGTTCTCTCTCATTAA